One Edaphobacter lichenicola DNA window includes the following coding sequences:
- a CDS encoding sensor histidine kinase, whose translation MRRSFFLSVFFRIAIALVLCALVGLSSLPYRWIIAGLLVIAWAGISALFLARSVRQDVTLLQNSAAAVPERQVGEINPSFTDFDGLARAISVASDHVNRSLNEASESRHELEAMIDSMQDAVVAVDPAGRIQWTNQRMQKLIPGASFSSAIRVGHALVQTIRDPEILDCVRTALEQRVVSDGRSTSLLPGRIFEVNVSPMPGGGAVAVLHDITRIEQVERTQRDFVANVSHELRTPLTSITGYVETLLDHEASLSQPAREFLSIILKNATRMNRLTEDLLVMARVESSEQELHPAPIPADILVRDAVQAMSGLVQDTESILEIGEISTAEVFADTDAILQVLSNLIENGIKYGQARNAPVCRVIVSSRDVSDPIEAVEFSVRDFGPGIASEHLGRIFERFYRVDKARSRESGGTGLGLAIARHMVQTHGGSIRAESELNAGSNFIFTLPKAQNLVE comes from the coding sequence GTGAGGCGCAGCTTCTTTCTTTCAGTATTCTTTCGCATCGCGATCGCATTGGTACTCTGTGCGCTGGTCGGGCTCTCCTCGCTGCCGTACCGATGGATCATCGCCGGCCTGCTCGTCATCGCATGGGCCGGCATCAGCGCGCTCTTTCTGGCGCGTTCGGTTCGGCAGGACGTCACACTTCTGCAGAACTCGGCCGCGGCGGTTCCTGAGCGCCAGGTCGGAGAGATCAATCCCTCCTTCACCGACTTCGATGGACTGGCACGTGCCATTTCGGTCGCCTCCGATCACGTAAACCGCTCGCTCAACGAAGCCTCAGAGAGCCGCCACGAACTTGAGGCGATGATCGACAGTATGCAGGATGCAGTCGTCGCCGTCGATCCGGCAGGCCGCATTCAGTGGACCAATCAGCGGATGCAGAAGCTTATTCCGGGCGCCTCCTTCAGTAGCGCGATCCGTGTCGGCCACGCGCTGGTCCAGACGATTCGCGATCCGGAGATTCTGGACTGCGTTCGGACCGCACTCGAGCAGAGAGTCGTGAGCGATGGCCGTTCGACCTCACTTCTGCCCGGGCGCATCTTTGAAGTCAACGTCTCTCCGATGCCAGGTGGCGGAGCCGTAGCCGTCCTCCACGACATCACCCGCATCGAACAAGTCGAACGAACACAGCGCGACTTCGTAGCCAACGTCTCGCACGAGCTGCGTACTCCGCTGACCTCGATCACCGGTTATGTTGAAACTCTGCTCGACCATGAGGCTTCGCTCAGTCAACCGGCGCGAGAGTTTCTGAGCATCATCCTCAAGAACGCAACCCGCATGAACCGCCTGACCGAAGATCTCCTGGTCATGGCGCGGGTCGAATCCTCCGAGCAGGAGCTGCACCCAGCCCCCATCCCAGCCGACATTCTGGTGCGCGACGCCGTGCAGGCGATGAGTGGCCTCGTACAGGACACCGAATCGATCCTCGAGATCGGTGAAATCTCCACCGCCGAGGTCTTCGCCGACACCGACGCAATCCTCCAGGTGCTCAGCAATCTCATTGAGAATGGCATCAAGTACGGCCAGGCCAGGAACGCGCCCGTCTGCAGGGTGATCGTCTCCTCCCGCGATGTGTCGGACCCGATTGAGGCCGTCGAGTTCAGTGTTCGCGACTTTGGCCCCGGAATTGCCTCGGAACATCTCGGCCGCATCTTCGAGCGCTTCTACCGGGTCGATAAAGCCCGTTCCAGAGAGTCTGGAGGCACCGGGCTGGGACTCGCGATTGCACGACACATGGTGCAGACGCACGGCGGGTCGATTCGGGCAGAAAGCGAGCTCAACGCCGGCAGCAACTTTATCTTCACACTCCCCAAGGCCCAGAACTTGGTGGAATAA
- a CDS encoding response regulator transcription factor encodes MKQNSNLVLCVDDERIGLEVRKILLERAGYRVLTASDGPTGLAIFSAEPVEAVVLDYSMPGMHGGEIAIQMRQVKPQVPILLLSAYIGLAPEVTAVVDLYMTKGEGAPVLLEKLGSLLQPVS; translated from the coding sequence ATGAAACAAAACTCCAATCTCGTCCTTTGCGTGGATGACGAACGAATCGGGCTCGAGGTTCGGAAGATTCTGCTGGAACGGGCTGGATACCGAGTGCTAACCGCATCGGATGGACCGACCGGGCTCGCAATCTTCTCCGCCGAGCCGGTGGAGGCAGTTGTGCTGGACTATTCTATGCCCGGCATGCACGGGGGCGAGATCGCCATCCAGATGCGTCAGGTCAAGCCCCAGGTCCCCATCCTTTTGCTCTCGGCTTATATTGGGCTGGCTCCCGAGGTGACTGCTGTCGTCGATCTGTATATGACCAAGGGGGAGGGCGCGCCGGTCCTTCTGGAAAAACTAGGCAGCCTTCTGCAACCCGTCAGTTGA
- the pstC gene encoding phosphate ABC transporter permease subunit PstC — MSSTRMTPERESSSPLPVPSPLPQLPVASAADATPAPVGAALSPIRDFLSKRGSGTVADNSFATVMLLCACSIFAIVLFIFVILVVHSRLSLIQFGWKFFTRQAWDPVSGDFGALPFIYGTLATSLLALCMAVPLALGVAIFLTELCPRVLRAPISFLTELLAAIPSVVYGLWAVFVLVPLMRDLIGPFLYKILGWTGFFEGTNFGVGLLTASMILAIMILPIISSLTRDIMNAVPNSQREAVLALGATRWEMIRIGVLRNSRIGIVGAIMLGLGRALGETMAVTMVIGNHPDISKSLFAPGYTLASVIANEFSEATGDLYLSALIEIGLALFLVTIVVNAIARLMVWAVTRNAPARVN, encoded by the coding sequence GTGTCTTCTACCCGTATGACTCCCGAAAGAGAATCAAGCTCTCCGTTGCCTGTGCCATCGCCCCTGCCACAGCTTCCTGTGGCATCTGCTGCCGATGCGACGCCAGCTCCGGTTGGTGCAGCCCTGTCTCCGATTCGAGACTTCCTCAGCAAGCGGGGAAGCGGCACCGTTGCTGATAATAGCTTCGCGACAGTCATGCTTCTATGCGCCTGCAGCATCTTCGCGATTGTTCTCTTCATCTTCGTCATCCTGGTCGTTCACTCCCGCTTGAGCCTCATCCAGTTCGGCTGGAAGTTCTTCACCCGTCAGGCGTGGGACCCGGTCTCGGGCGACTTCGGTGCACTGCCCTTCATCTATGGCACACTCGCCACGTCACTTCTCGCTCTGTGCATGGCAGTCCCTCTGGCACTCGGCGTAGCGATCTTCCTTACGGAACTGTGCCCGCGCGTGCTTCGTGCCCCGATCTCTTTCCTGACCGAGCTGCTCGCAGCCATCCCCAGCGTCGTCTATGGTCTTTGGGCGGTCTTCGTCCTTGTCCCGCTCATGCGTGATCTTATCGGCCCCTTCCTCTACAAGATCCTGGGCTGGACAGGATTCTTCGAAGGCACCAACTTCGGCGTCGGCCTTTTGACCGCCAGCATGATCCTCGCCATCATGATCCTTCCGATCATCTCTTCGCTGACCCGCGACATCATGAACGCAGTTCCCAACAGCCAGCGCGAAGCTGTACTTGCCCTGGGAGCCACGCGCTGGGAGATGATTCGCATCGGCGTTCTGCGCAACTCCCGCATCGGCATCGTCGGAGCGATCATGCTGGGCCTCGGACGCGCACTCGGAGAGACGATGGCTGTCACGATGGTCATTGGCAATCATCCCGATATCAGCAAGTCGCTCTTCGCTCCCGGCTACACGCTGGCCAGCGTTATCGCGAACGAGTTCTCCGAGGCCACCGGCGATCTTTACCTTAGCGCCCTCATCGAGATCGGCCTCGCGCTCTTCCTGGTCACCATTGTTGTGAACGCCATCGCACGGCTGATGGTGTGGGCGGTCACACGCAACGCACCGGCGCGGGTGAACTGA
- a CDS encoding threonine aldolase family protein has translation MIDLRSDTVTRPTAAMREAMASAEVGDDVYSEDPTVNRLEKEAAEVFGREAAIFVPTGTMGNQIAIRLHTQHGKEVICEARSHVLDWEMAMMAAFSGCLARTVAAERGILTWDHIKLAIGAKIYYRAQTGLITLENTHNMAGGTVTPFSVLEEVWAGAREVGLPVHLDGARVFNAATALGVSVAKLTSGFNTVMFCLSKGLGAPVGSMLLGSRKAIEEARIYRKALGGGMRQAGVLAAAGLIALHEMPKRLQDDHDNARLLADSVAAEPGKAEIDLDAVQTNIVIFKLRGKDQVNGGDAVGFVAALKQKGVLASAIGPHSVRFVTHYDVDRVACTKAAAIVSEELRAL, from the coding sequence ATGATCGATCTGCGCAGCGACACCGTGACCCGCCCCACTGCAGCCATGCGCGAGGCAATGGCCTCCGCCGAGGTCGGCGACGATGTCTACAGTGAAGACCCAACCGTCAACCGCCTGGAGAAGGAGGCCGCAGAGGTCTTCGGTCGCGAGGCCGCCATCTTCGTACCGACGGGGACGATGGGAAATCAGATTGCGATCCGACTGCACACGCAGCATGGAAAGGAGGTCATCTGCGAGGCGCGATCCCACGTACTGGACTGGGAGATGGCGATGATGGCCGCATTCTCCGGCTGCTTGGCGCGGACGGTTGCAGCAGAGCGAGGCATTCTTACGTGGGACCACATCAAGCTCGCGATCGGAGCGAAGATCTACTACAGGGCTCAGACCGGCCTTATCACTCTGGAGAACACCCACAACATGGCCGGCGGTACGGTGACGCCGTTTTCGGTGCTCGAAGAAGTATGGGCAGGTGCTCGCGAAGTCGGCCTGCCAGTGCATCTCGATGGAGCGAGAGTGTTCAACGCTGCGACTGCGCTGGGAGTCAGTGTGGCGAAGTTGACCAGCGGATTCAACACTGTCATGTTCTGTCTTTCGAAGGGGTTGGGCGCTCCAGTCGGCTCGATGCTGCTCGGCAGCAGGAAAGCGATCGAAGAAGCGCGAATCTATCGCAAAGCGTTAGGTGGTGGGATGCGACAGGCGGGAGTTCTCGCTGCTGCAGGGCTCATCGCTTTACATGAGATGCCGAAGCGGCTGCAGGATGATCACGACAATGCTCGCCTCCTGGCGGACTCGGTTGCCGCAGAGCCCGGTAAGGCGGAGATCGATCTGGATGCGGTGCAGACCAACATTGTGATCTTCAAGCTGCGCGGCAAAGATCAGGTAAATGGCGGTGATGCTGTAGGCTTTGTTGCGGCCTTGAAGCAGAAAGGAGTGTTGGCCAGCGCCATTGGTCCTCACTCGGTGCGATTCGTGACGCACTACGATGTCGATCGCGTTGCCTGCACCAAGGCCGCTGCGATTGTCTCCGAGGAGTTGCGGGCGCTCTAG
- the pstB gene encoding phosphate ABC transporter ATP-binding protein PstB, with protein MGVGILVEDLNAWYGTTHTLQDINLHIPANHATALIGPSGCGKSTFVRCLNRMHETNPIARATGIVKMGDIDIYSDASPVEIRRRVGMVFQRPNPFPTMSIYDNVVSGLKLNGFRNRRILDETVERSLKQAALWEEVKDDLKKKSGASLSGGQQQRMCIARALAVDPEVLLMDEPASALDPVSTSKIEDLIFQLKSQYTIVIVTHNMQQAARVAENTGFFLNGKMVEFDSTHKIFTNPRDKRTEDYITGRFG; from the coding sequence GTGGGAGTCGGCATCTTAGTTGAGGATTTGAACGCGTGGTATGGAACAACCCACACCCTGCAGGACATCAACCTGCACATCCCTGCGAACCACGCCACCGCGCTCATCGGTCCTTCAGGCTGTGGCAAATCCACCTTCGTCCGCTGCCTCAACCGCATGCACGAAACCAACCCCATCGCACGCGCTACCGGCATCGTCAAGATGGGGGACATCGACATCTACAGCGATGCCTCGCCGGTAGAGATTCGCCGCCGTGTCGGAATGGTCTTCCAGCGCCCCAATCCCTTCCCGACCATGTCCATCTACGACAACGTCGTCAGCGGCCTCAAGCTCAACGGCTTCCGCAACCGCCGCATCCTCGACGAGACGGTCGAGCGTTCGCTCAAGCAGGCCGCGCTCTGGGAAGAGGTCAAGGACGACCTCAAGAAGAAATCAGGAGCCTCGCTTTCGGGAGGTCAGCAACAACGCATGTGCATCGCCCGCGCGCTCGCAGTCGATCCCGAGGTTCTCCTGATGGACGAGCCCGCCTCCGCGCTGGACCCCGTCTCCACCTCCAAGATCGAAGATCTCATCTTTCAGCTCAAGAGCCAGTACACCATCGTCATCGTGACGCACAACATGCAGCAAGCCGCCCGCGTTGCGGAGAACACCGGCTTTTTCCTCAACGGTAAGATGGTAGAGTTCGACTCCACCCATAAGATCTTCACGAATCCACGGGACAAGCGAACGGAAGACTACATCACCGGGAGATTCGGCTGA
- a CDS encoding ATP-binding protein: MNLSQFNNILRQVFVLPVVALLVVAGALYVQIRGSNVTVNLIQESDARISQATLLSKLIVDEESGLRGYETTGDTRFLQPFYEAESHLQTEIQTLDNMAGADADQKHDIADLRDEHQTWQDAFALPVIATVRGGGQTNDVDLNLHGKVLMDNVRHDLTDIIQKAEASRARRIALWHRQVHSLLLVLLALALGMGMLIGLFTRSRLHAVSAAYRGSLDILSRRAEELYQSEQQLRTTLESIGDGVITCDAEGRIQMMNPVARELTGWSPTEANGRQLEEIFRIVNETTREPVETPVAKVRRLDKIVGMANHHTILLRKDGTELDISDSGAPIRDKAGNTIGIVLVFRDITMERKTQEALIANEKLAVAGRLAATIAHEIHNPLDSVSNLLYLMRNGASPEESVHFMDMAEQELTRVTQISRAMLGLYRESKAPVVVDLQEMLEEILLLMERRLSDLGVTITTEMPEPIEVCAFPAELRQVFTNLITNAAEAAGVGGKVKISIAPRSASVEANGQKLQAGATVTIADNGEGIPDDVQPHLFQPFFTTKGEHGTGLGLWVSRGIINKHGGTITVVSDTSDASHGTWVSVFLATNPTINAGGD; encoded by the coding sequence GTGAATCTAAGTCAGTTCAATAACATTTTAAGGCAGGTGTTCGTATTGCCTGTGGTGGCGCTGCTGGTGGTCGCTGGCGCGCTCTACGTTCAGATCCGGGGATCGAACGTCACAGTGAATCTGATTCAGGAGTCTGATGCCAGAATCTCACAGGCGACCCTTCTCTCGAAGTTGATTGTCGACGAGGAGTCGGGTCTGCGCGGATACGAAACCACCGGCGACACAAGGTTTTTGCAACCGTTTTACGAGGCTGAGTCCCACCTGCAGACCGAGATTCAAACCCTCGACAACATGGCCGGCGCGGACGCGGACCAGAAGCATGACATTGCAGATCTTCGGGATGAACATCAGACGTGGCAGGATGCGTTTGCGCTTCCCGTCATTGCGACCGTTCGCGGAGGGGGACAGACCAACGACGTGGATCTGAACCTTCACGGCAAGGTGCTGATGGACAACGTTCGCCACGACCTTACCGACATCATCCAGAAGGCTGAGGCCAGCCGAGCCCGGCGCATCGCACTCTGGCATCGTCAGGTCCATAGCCTGCTGTTGGTGTTGCTCGCGCTGGCCCTGGGGATGGGGATGTTGATCGGCCTCTTTACGCGAAGCCGTCTGCATGCAGTCTCCGCAGCCTACCGGGGTTCGCTGGACATTCTTAGTCGCCGCGCCGAAGAACTCTATCAATCCGAGCAGCAACTCCGGACGACTCTGGAATCGATCGGCGACGGTGTGATCACGTGCGACGCCGAAGGCCGCATCCAGATGATGAATCCCGTGGCCAGGGAGTTGACGGGCTGGAGCCCGACCGAGGCGAATGGACGACAACTCGAAGAGATCTTCCGCATCGTCAATGAGACTACGCGTGAACCGGTAGAGACGCCCGTCGCAAAGGTGAGGCGACTGGACAAGATCGTCGGCATGGCAAACCATCACACGATTCTTCTGCGCAAGGATGGCACCGAACTCGATATCTCCGACAGCGGCGCGCCTATCCGCGATAAAGCCGGCAATACGATCGGCATTGTCCTTGTCTTTCGCGACATCACGATGGAACGCAAGACGCAGGAAGCATTGATCGCGAACGAGAAACTAGCGGTTGCGGGTCGTCTCGCAGCAACCATCGCGCACGAGATTCACAATCCGCTCGATTCTGTCTCGAATCTGCTTTATCTCATGCGCAACGGGGCGTCCCCGGAGGAGTCCGTCCACTTCATGGATATGGCTGAGCAGGAGCTGACGCGAGTCACGCAGATCAGCCGCGCCATGCTTGGGCTGTATCGCGAATCGAAGGCTCCTGTGGTCGTCGATCTCCAAGAGATGCTCGAGGAGATTCTCCTTCTGATGGAGAGACGGCTGAGCGATCTGGGTGTCACGATTACAACCGAGATGCCCGAACCCATCGAAGTCTGTGCCTTTCCCGCAGAGCTGCGCCAGGTCTTCACGAATCTCATCACCAATGCAGCCGAAGCAGCGGGCGTTGGTGGCAAGGTGAAGATCAGCATCGCGCCACGGAGCGCAAGCGTCGAAGCAAATGGCCAGAAGCTGCAGGCTGGAGCAACGGTGACGATCGCTGACAATGGCGAAGGCATTCCAGATGATGTACAGCCACATCTGTTCCAGCCTTTTTTTACGACCAAAGGAGAACATGGCACTGGCCTCGGCCTTTGGGTGAGCCGTGGAATCATCAACAAACACGGGGGGACCATCACCGTCGTCAGTGACACGAGCGATGCGTCGCACGGCACCTGGGTGAGCGTCTTCCTTGCGACCAATCCCACCATCAATGCCGGTGGAGACTAA
- the phoU gene encoding phosphate signaling complex protein PhoU gives MRVKFHQSLDDLKEKLLVMAGMAEQAIQRSIEAYRTRDLSICELVFRAEPSINRLEREIDQMALDLLAMEQPMAIDLRFILSVIRINADLERVGDQAVNIAVRVREMGAFANIDLPVDIPKLASLSSAMVRKSLQAFIEGDAELAESVLRLDDQVDEMNDAAFYALSSLIKEKPELTPQSLNALIIARNLERVGDHATNIAEDVIFWVRGADVRHNSSVL, from the coding sequence ATGCGCGTCAAATTTCATCAAAGTCTCGACGACTTGAAAGAAAAGCTGCTCGTCATGGCGGGCATGGCGGAGCAGGCCATTCAACGCTCTATCGAAGCCTATCGCACGCGCGATCTCTCCATCTGCGAACTTGTCTTCCGAGCCGAGCCTTCCATCAACCGCCTCGAACGCGAGATCGATCAAATGGCGCTAGACTTGCTGGCTATGGAACAGCCAATGGCCATCGACCTTCGCTTCATCCTCTCCGTGATCAGGATCAACGCCGATCTCGAACGCGTAGGCGACCAGGCGGTCAACATCGCCGTGCGCGTACGAGAGATGGGAGCCTTCGCCAACATCGATCTCCCCGTCGACATTCCTAAGCTCGCCTCGCTCTCTTCCGCAATGGTTCGCAAATCCCTTCAGGCCTTCATTGAAGGCGATGCCGAACTGGCCGAATCTGTTCTGCGACTCGACGATCAGGTCGACGAGATGAATGATGCAGCCTTTTACGCACTCAGTTCGCTCATCAAGGAGAAGCCCGAACTCACTCCGCAGTCACTCAACGCCCTGATCATCGCCCGCAACCTGGAACGCGTCGGCGACCACGCCACAAATATCGCGGAAGATGTCATCTTCTGGGTTCGTGGCGCCGATGTTCGTCACAACAGTTCGGTACTCTAA
- the pstS gene encoding phosphate ABC transporter substrate-binding protein PstS encodes MKLKVIAAAVLALVTVGANAQNINGAGATFPYPIYSKWFSEYSALHPEVKINYQSIGSGGGIRQVSEGTVDFGASDSPMTNDQLSAAKVKVMHIPTVLGAVVPVYNIPGINKDLNFSGDVIADIYLGKITKWNDSRIAKDNPGANLPDKAILPVYRSDGSGTTFIFTDYLSKVSSGWNSGPGKGASIKWPTGIGQKGNEGVAGMVRQSPFSFGYVELIYAETNKMSFGAVRNASGKFLKASTGGVTAAAAGAAKTMPADYRVSITNAPGADAYPISSFTWLLIPTHSTDPNKAKALADFLGWMLDHGESEAAALTYAPLPKQVQDMVRKSIATVK; translated from the coding sequence GTGAAACTGAAAGTCATTGCAGCAGCCGTATTGGCGCTTGTAACTGTCGGAGCCAACGCACAGAACATCAACGGAGCCGGGGCGACCTTCCCCTATCCCATCTACTCCAAATGGTTCAGCGAATACAGCGCACTACACCCGGAAGTGAAGATCAACTACCAGTCCATCGGCTCCGGCGGCGGCATCCGTCAGGTCTCCGAAGGTACAGTGGACTTCGGCGCCAGCGATAGCCCTATGACCAACGATCAGCTTAGCGCGGCCAAGGTCAAGGTCATGCACATTCCTACCGTTCTGGGGGCCGTTGTTCCGGTGTACAACATTCCAGGCATCAACAAGGATCTGAACTTCTCAGGTGATGTAATTGCCGATATCTATCTCGGCAAGATCACGAAGTGGAACGATTCCCGCATCGCGAAAGACAACCCTGGCGCCAACCTGCCGGATAAGGCCATCCTTCCTGTTTACCGTTCGGACGGAAGCGGAACGACCTTTATCTTTACCGACTACCTCTCCAAAGTTTCGTCTGGCTGGAACTCCGGTCCTGGAAAGGGAGCCTCGATCAAGTGGCCTACTGGAATCGGGCAAAAGGGCAACGAAGGCGTCGCCGGAATGGTTCGTCAGTCTCCGTTCTCCTTCGGATATGTCGAGCTGATCTACGCCGAGACGAACAAGATGAGCTTCGGCGCGGTACGGAATGCCTCGGGCAAGTTCCTCAAGGCCTCCACCGGCGGAGTCACCGCTGCCGCCGCCGGCGCCGCCAAGACGATGCCCGCAGACTACCGCGTCTCCATCACCAACGCCCCTGGAGCGGACGCCTACCCGATCTCCAGCTTTACCTGGCTGTTGATCCCAACTCACTCCACCGATCCGAACAAGGCAAAGGCGCTGGCCGATTTTCTCGGCTGGATGCTGGACCATGGCGAAAGCGAAGCCGCTGCGCTGACCTATGCTCCGCTGCCCAAGCAAGTGCAGGATATGGTTCGCAAGAGCATCGCGACCGTAAAATAG
- a CDS encoding winged helix-turn-helix domain-containing protein — MSQTIFVLEDDADISRLVQYHLESAGFTVRPYLAINQILADAERQPPALFLLDIMVPGGDGLDLCRRLRQNPTLSVVPIIFLTARAAENDRVHGLEMGADDYITKPFATRELVARVKAVLRRFERPSSPSVLKFENVEIDASAMQLRVNGELVTTTATEFRLLDYLARHPGRVFSRDHLLDAVWGDARFVTPRSVDVYVRRIREKIEADAETPRYLKTMRGAGYRFEIPKAAQA; from the coding sequence GTGAGTCAGACGATTTTTGTTTTGGAAGATGATGCGGATATCTCCCGCCTGGTGCAGTACCACCTGGAGAGCGCAGGGTTTACGGTTCGCCCATATCTCGCTATCAATCAGATACTTGCCGACGCCGAACGGCAGCCGCCCGCACTTTTTCTGCTGGATATCATGGTTCCCGGTGGCGACGGCCTCGACCTGTGCCGGCGTCTCCGTCAGAACCCTACCCTCAGCGTGGTTCCGATCATCTTCCTGACCGCACGTGCGGCTGAGAATGACCGCGTCCACGGTCTGGAGATGGGCGCCGATGACTACATCACCAAACCCTTCGCCACCCGCGAGCTCGTAGCCAGAGTAAAGGCAGTTCTAAGGCGCTTCGAGCGGCCAAGTTCGCCTTCGGTGCTGAAGTTCGAGAACGTGGAGATTGACGCCAGTGCCATGCAGCTTCGTGTGAACGGCGAACTGGTAACGACGACGGCGACAGAGTTCCGGCTTCTGGACTATCTCGCCCGACATCCCGGACGAGTCTTTAGCCGCGATCATCTCCTGGACGCAGTCTGGGGCGATGCCCGCTTTGTCACGCCGCGTTCCGTCGATGTTTATGTCCGGCGTATTCGCGAAAAGATCGAAGCTGATGCCGAGACGCCGCGCTATCTCAAGACCATGCGCGGCGCAGGCTATCGATTCGAGATTCCGAAGGCGGCTCAGGCCTAG
- the pstA gene encoding phosphate ABC transporter permease PstA produces the protein MSTQPLSNQPRPMDFESKSMRRNTALRSATNYFVSGLCILATVLVILPLIAILFYLIYKGASSLNLAFFTHIPAPVGEEGGGMANSIVGSGIVLFLASLMGIPIGIAAGVYLAEFGRGKTLATAVRFTADVLNGVPSIVMGISIYSLIVVQQKHFSALAGGVALAIMMVPTITRTTEEMLATVPHAIREAALGLGVPKWRTAISVSLRTASPGIITGCMLAFARVAGETAPLLFTAFGNQFWSFKLSEPIAALPLQIYVYAISPYDEWHRLAWAGSLVLIVLIMVSVTLVRIFANRGVLKGGS, from the coding sequence ATGAGTACTCAACCCTTGAGCAACCAGCCCCGCCCCATGGACTTCGAATCCAAGTCCATGCGCAGGAATACAGCACTGCGCTCCGCCACGAACTACTTCGTCAGCGGTCTTTGCATCCTCGCGACCGTCCTGGTGATCCTCCCACTGATCGCGATCCTCTTTTACCTGATCTACAAAGGCGCCAGTTCGTTGAACCTTGCCTTCTTCACCCACATTCCTGCCCCTGTGGGTGAGGAGGGCGGAGGTATGGCCAACTCCATTGTTGGTTCGGGCATCGTCCTCTTCCTCGCGAGCCTGATGGGAATCCCGATCGGCATCGCGGCAGGCGTCTATCTGGCGGAGTTTGGGCGCGGCAAGACCCTCGCCACCGCAGTCCGCTTCACCGCCGACGTGCTCAATGGCGTTCCATCGATCGTCATGGGCATCTCGATCTATTCGCTGATCGTCGTCCAGCAAAAACACTTCTCCGCTCTCGCTGGCGGAGTAGCTCTCGCCATCATGATGGTCCCAACCATCACACGCACCACCGAAGAGATGCTGGCCACGGTGCCGCACGCCATTCGCGAGGCAGCTCTCGGCCTCGGCGTCCCCAAATGGAGAACAGCAATCTCGGTCAGCCTGCGCACGGCCTCGCCCGGCATCATCACCGGTTGCATGCTGGCATTTGCCCGCGTTGCCGGAGAGACCGCTCCGCTGCTCTTCACCGCCTTCGGAAATCAGTTCTGGAGCTTCAAACTCAGCGAACCTATCGCCGCCCTGCCGCTGCAGATCTACGTCTACGCCATCTCGCCGTATGACGAGTGGCATCGTCTGGCGTGGGCCGGCTCGCTCGTTCTTATCGTCTTAATCATGGTCTCGGTCACGCTCGTCCGCATCTTTGCCAACCGCGGCGTACTCAAGGGAGGAAGCTAG